A stretch of Planococcus citri chromosome 5, ihPlaCitr1.1, whole genome shotgun sequence DNA encodes these proteins:
- the LOC135849267 gene encoding zinc finger BED domain-containing protein 4-like: MNMNVEEEVILWVTSDLVGSTNVQTQEVVETTSGTESAIPVALIRAQDEFAEAHITEATFDESKGEFCVVDVSPPKEKKSRKRGLVWQYFTPTEQERAQCSFCPAVISFKGKSTNNLLRHLRTKHSDTNVKQDRTENFQSEDGSTYYILSTPDQHINADESFQSEESEDKANKRRGGVWKYFILGTNSRAKCKFCGTVISFKGGSTTNLLRHMKSKHTNIRVPNKPIRSDDSFALPVERQFSIQHSFAEIVNECVKSDDENDFTVHTVYDGQDDDNIDPIGGESITTLASMDPHYSQEIDVQVCMPSDIHDSTKERRKSAVAWRYFEMENEERAKCGVCSAVISFKGGSTGNLLRHLKTKHSEIDLTPPEKKEEIIEESMPEIKEEEDEEFDVGNQELAKFVHLLNPRYKLTGGIIPKLNEKEMPKRIRKRGAALSYFTITENESGLCHICSAEVLLKNGSKAPLLRHLKAKHPDIDTVLVNGGETTTMITEEVTITDIQTIQTTSLNIENIENIPMQVTSSSGCEESPPKEKVSRKMRKRGLVWNHFAPLEDEKAKCITCPAVISYKRGSTSNLLRHMKKKHPEIDVKDEDPLKEEETVENITVNEDEEEMIDYEAPDGTQKKVLRKRGRVWNHFKPVAPDKAKCSLCSVVVVYLKGSTTNLLRHMKKKHPSIDLSKEKPFNKKLVYPKETAVVEMPPKELTPNDFLGEPNPNEKVNAIFKRSEIVFRKHFDKFLNRPVSVTKSKMYDEQLAKMIVKQYCPFTIVESEEFRNFVQTVNPGYSLPSRKTISSRLIPELYEKCAEEVRESLRNIRYVTITTNGWTLVNNECYISITAHFIDDDCKFQSYLLDCFKYEEKHTAENLAAEIKGILTDWGLIHKVNAVVSDNAANITAAIRLRSWRHIPCFANMLNLVIQAGLFEIRDTHDKAKLLIDHFKKNPLALRKLHSTQTEMGLPETKLKPDDISRWESTYDMFGRLLTCKSAMPAVVEAFSEIIPVINEFEWQIIEKTCEVLKPLFDISNEISEKNITISKVIPLSKLIGKYLEKTLKDDYLTPEIHSMVVKMSDEVTLRFSDVEDNTLLAESTFLDPRFKNQAFTNDESYANTYHSILQKASNAKVNDRTDEERRNESTGGGRQSSIWEEFDSRVVQVSDVTNPENAAATELDNYLQEAIVARSADPLVWWKERKSVYPRLYEIMKQRLCIAATAVSKNFTNSGHLVCEKRNKLSSSKVSMVLFLNHNL, translated from the exons ATGAATATGAATGTCG AAGAGGAAGTAATTCTATGGGTTACTTCGGATCTTGTTGGATCTACAAATGTGCAGACTCAAGAAGTTGTCGAAACTACCTCTGGGACTGAATCAGCGATTCCAGTTGCTTTGATTCGAGCTCAAGACGAGTTTGCGGAGGCTCATATAACCGAAGCTACCTTCGATGAGAGCAAAGGAGAATTTTGCGTTGTT GATGTTTCGCCACCCAAGGAGAAGAAATCCAGAAAACGTGGATTAGTTTGGCAATATTTTACGCCTACGGAACAAGAACGAGCTCAGTGTTCATTCTGCCCGGCTGTGATATCATTTAAAGGCAAATCTACGAATAATTTATTGAGACATTTGCGAACTAAACACTCGGATACTAACGTTAAGCAAGATAGAACCGAAAACTTTCAGTCCGAAGATGGATCTACGTATTATATTTTATCCACCCCCGATCAACATATTAACGCTGACGAGAGTTTTCAG TCCGAAGAATCTGAAGATAAAGCCAACAAACGTCGTGGCGGTGTCTGGAAATACTTTATACTTGGTACGAATTCCAGagcgaaatgcaaattttgcgGAACGGTTATTTCATTCAAAGGTGGCTCGACTACGAATTTGCTGCGTCACATGAAATCTAAACATACGAACATTAGAGTACCAAATAAACCAATCAGATCGGACGATTCGTTTGCATTACCTGTTGAAAGGCAATTCTCGATTCAACATTCATTTGCTGAAATAGTCAACGAATGCGTCAAGAGCGacgatgaaaatgattttaccGTTCATACTGTCTACGATGGTCAAGATGACGATAATATTGATCCTATTGGTGGTGAGAGTATTACTACTCTTGCTTCGATGGATCCGCATTACTCGCAAGAAATCGATGTACAAGTTTGTATG CCTAGTGATATACATGATTCGACGAAAGAACGTCGTAAATCAGCTGTAGCTTGGAGATATTTCGAAATGGAGAACGAAGAACGTGCCAAATGCGGTGTTTGTTCGGCGGTGATCTCTTTCAAAGGTGGTTCGACTGGGAACCTTTTACGACATTTGAAAACCAAACATTCCGAAATCGATTTAACCCCGCCggagaaaaaagaagaaattattgaagaatcGATGCCTGAAattaaagaagaagaagacgaagaatTTGATGTAGGAAATCAAGAGTTGGCCAAGTTCGTTCATTTACTTAATCCGCGGTATAAACTGACTGGAGGTATAATACCAAAATTGAACGAA AAGGAAATGCCGAAAAGAATTCGCAAAAGAGGAGCTGCTTTGAGTTATTTCACAATTACCGAAAACGAATCCGGACTTTGTCATATATGTTCTGCCGaagttttactcaaaaatggATCCAAAGCTCCTTTGCTGAGACACTTGAAAGCTAAACATCCAGATATTGATACTGTTCTGGTGAATGGTGGAGAAACAACAACGATGATAACTGAAGAAGTAACAATAACCGATATTCAAACTATTCAAACTACAAGTCTGAATAttgagaatattgaaaatattcctATGCAAGTTACCTCCTCGTCTGGTTGCGAAGAATCGCCACCAAAG GAAAAAGTATCCAGAAAAATGCGTAAAAGAGGACTCGTATGGAATCATTTCGCCCCACTTGAGGATGAAAAAGCTAAATGTATCACGTGTCCTGCGGTAATTTCGTATAAACGTGGCTCGACTTCTAATCTTCTCCGACATATGAAGAAAAAACATCCGGAAATCGACGTCAAAGATGAAGATCCTTTGAAGGAAGAAGAAACCGTTGAGAATATTACTGTtaatgaagatgaagaagaaatgaTTGATTACGAAGCC cctgACGGAACTCAAAAGAAAGTTTTGCGTAAACGAGGTCGCGTATGGAATCATTTCAAACCGGTGGCACCTGATAAAGCAAAATGCAGCTTATGCTCGGTGGTAGTAGTCTATCTCAAAGGCTCCACTACGAATTTACTTCGTCATATGAAAAAGAAACACCCATCGATCGACTTATCCAAAGAGAAAccattcaataaaaaattagtctATCCGAAGGAAACAGCTGTGGTCGAAATGCCGCCTAAAGAATTAACCCCGAACGATTTCTTGGGCGAGCCGAATCCGAACGAGAAAGTGAACGCGATTTTCAAACGATCCGAAATCGTATTCCGTAAACATTTCGATAAATTCTTGAATCGTCCAGTCTCCGTAACCAAGAGCAAAATGTACGACGAACAGCTTGCTAAAATGATCGTGAAACAATACTGCCCTTTCACTATCGTCGAAAGTGAAGAATTTAGAAACTTTGTACAAACAGTGAATCCAGGGTACAGTTTACCTAGTCGTAAAACCATCTCATCCAGATTGATACCAGAATTGTACGAAAAATGCGCCGAAGAAGTTCGCGAGAGTTTACGTAATATACGTTACGTAACCATCACTACGAACGGTTGGACTTTGGTGAATAATGAATGTTATATATCAATCACTGCTCATTTCATCGACGACGATTGTAAATTTCAATCATACCTGTTGGATTGTTTCAAATACGAAGAGAAACACACAGCCGAAAATTTAGCCGCTGAAATTAAAGGCATTCTAACCGACTGGGGCTTGATTCATAAAGTAAACGCAGTAGTCAGCGATAACGCCGCTAATATCACAGCAGCTATTCGATTACGATCTTGGAGACATATACCTTGTTTCGCGAACATGTTGAATTTAGTCATACAAGCCGGTCTATTCGAAATTCGCGATACTCACGATAAAGCAAAACTATTAATCGATCATTTCAAGAAGAATCCGCTAGCGTTACGCAAACTGCATAGTACACAGACTGAAATGGGCCTACCGGAAACTAAGCTAAAGCCAGACGATATATCGAGATGGGAATCAACTTACGATATGTTCGGTCGACTTTTAACCTGCAAAAGCGCTATGCCTGCTGTAGTCGAAGCTTTCAGTGAAATCATACCAGTGATAAACGAATTCGAATggcaaataatcgaaaaaacgtgCGAAGTATTGAAACCGTTATTCGATATTTCCAACGAAATcagcgaaaaaaatatcaccataTCGAAAGTCATACCATTGAGCAAACTGATCGGTAAATATTTGGAGAAAACGTTGAAAGACGATTATCTTACGCCTGAAATTCATTCGATGGTTGTTAAAATGTCGGACGAAGTTACGCTGCGGTTTAGCGACGTCGAAGATAACACATTGCTGGCCGAATCGACCTTCCTAGATCctcgtttcaaaaatcaagcGTTCACCAACGATGAATCTTACGCGAATACTTAccattcaattttgcaaaaagccAGCAATGCGAAAGTAAACGATAGAACAGACGAAGAAAGACGAAACGAATCTACCGGAGGCGGTAGACAATCGTCAATTTGGGAAGAATTCGATTCGAGAGTCGTTCAAGTAAGCGATGTTACGAATCCGGAAAACGCAGCAGCCACCGAATTGGATAATTACCTTCAAGAAGCGATTGTTGCCAGAAGCGCAGATCCACTGGTTTGGTGGAAGGAGAGAAAATCCGTTTACCCGAGACTGTACGAGATTATGAAGCAGAGATTGTGCATTGCGGCGACCGCTGTTTCCAAGAATTTTACCAATAGCGGACACTTGGTTTGTGAAAAACGTAACAAACTTAGTTCGTCGAAGGTATCGATGGTCTTGTTTTTGAATcataatttgtaa